A single genomic interval of Hymenobacter gelipurpurascens harbors:
- a CDS encoding transposase, translating into MLRAGAAQPARDWSRAAQTRPDADINWSAGLAWADGPAYYLSQPQISAASLSTWATCWAHNCAAPKCWSSNNLPGHKLKGLLQELARRGVKVLFLPPYSPDFTSVEPPWSKLKTKLRQA; encoded by the coding sequence ATGCTACGGGCCGGCGCTGCACAGCCAGCGCGAGACTGGAGCCGTGCCGCTCAAACGAGGCCAGACGCTGATATTAATTGGAGCGCTGGGCTTGCGTGGGCTGACGGCCCAGCATACTATTTGTCGCAGCCTCAAATAAGCGCCGCTTCGCTTTCTACATGGGCCACATGTTGGGCCCACAATTGCGCCGCGCCGAAGTGCTGGTCCTCGAATAACCTGCCTGGGCACAAGCTTAAAGGGCTGCTGCAAGAACTGGCCCGGCGCGGCGTCAAGGTGCTGTTTCTGCCGCCTTACTCGCCCGACTTTACGTCGGTTGAGCCGCCCTGGAGCAAGCTCAAAACGAAGCTGCGCCAAGCCTAG
- a CDS encoding tetratricopeptide repeat-containing protein codes for MAPHQENQSQKTCFVIMGFGKKVDFETGRTLDLDMSYQNMIKPGVEAAGLRCIRADEIVHSGLIDMPMYELLLSADVVVADLSTSNKNAFYELGIRHALRPFTTIIVAEDGIKTFPFDVNHVAVRQYHHLGEDIGASEARRFQKLLTEAIQQILAKDPIEQDSPVYTFLKNLTPPALQKMQEAMRSAATAAKSLEPKTTPEGNESDGADNPTHRALMAQVGEAKKKENWLEMKRLLEVVRKTQANSRKQLRQAATFEASSEDQEDPYLLQQLALATYKSKQPTEEAALLAARSVLAPLAPHTTNDTETLGMWGSIHKRLWDLTKRTADVVSSKTNGKEDNNALLDEAIRAYERGYYLRNDHYNGINFAFLLNKRAAESKVPAEAIADYVQAQRVRKEVIELCNQSLAVQTFPRTPEVYQSKEEQQKEAAERYWVMASQGEAYFGVGLFEEANRIIQYAYAIAPEPWMKVTTEEQLAKLRVLLANDPLRFITPLKRIPKCKLPKKGN; via the coding sequence ATGGCACCACACCAGGAAAATCAATCCCAGAAGACGTGCTTCGTCATAATGGGATTTGGGAAAAAAGTCGATTTTGAAACTGGGCGGACCTTGGATTTGGACATGTCGTACCAAAACATGATCAAGCCGGGGGTGGAAGCGGCTGGGTTGCGCTGCATTCGCGCCGACGAAATCGTGCATTCCGGCCTGATTGACATGCCCATGTACGAACTGCTCCTCAGCGCCGACGTGGTAGTGGCCGACCTGTCGACATCCAACAAAAACGCGTTCTACGAACTGGGCATCCGGCACGCGTTGCGCCCGTTCACCACCATCATCGTGGCCGAAGACGGCATCAAGACCTTTCCCTTCGACGTGAACCATGTGGCCGTACGGCAGTACCATCACTTGGGCGAAGACATTGGGGCCAGCGAGGCGCGACGTTTCCAGAAATTGCTGACCGAAGCAATTCAGCAAATCTTGGCGAAGGATCCTATAGAACAGGACAGCCCGGTTTACACGTTTCTGAAAAACCTGACGCCCCCCGCGCTGCAAAAAATGCAGGAAGCCATGCGCAGCGCTGCGACTGCGGCAAAGAGCCTAGAGCCAAAAACAACACCCGAGGGTAATGAATCCGATGGGGCCGACAACCCGACGCACCGGGCGCTCATGGCCCAAGTAGGTGAAGCAAAAAAAAAAGAGAACTGGTTGGAGATGAAAAGACTACTGGAAGTGGTGCGCAAGACCCAGGCCAACAGCCGCAAACAGCTTCGACAAGCGGCAACCTTCGAGGCGAGTTCGGAAGACCAGGAAGACCCCTACCTGTTGCAGCAGCTGGCACTGGCTACATACAAAAGCAAGCAGCCCACCGAAGAAGCAGCCTTGCTGGCGGCTCGCAGTGTGCTAGCCCCGTTGGCCCCGCACACCACCAACGACACCGAGACCTTGGGCATGTGGGGCAGCATTCACAAGCGTCTCTGGGACTTGACTAAGCGTACAGCAGATGTTGTTTCATCTAAGACCAATGGGAAGGAGGATAACAACGCATTACTGGACGAAGCCATCCGGGCTTATGAACGCGGCTATTACCTACGCAACGACCACTACAACGGCATCAACTTCGCTTTTTTGCTCAACAAGCGGGCAGCCGAATCGAAGGTGCCGGCTGAGGCCATTGCCGATTACGTGCAAGCCCAACGGGTACGAAAAGAAGTCATTGAGCTTTGTAATCAATCGCTAGCAGTGCAGACTTTTCCAAGAACGCCCGAAGTCTACCAATCGAAGGAAGAACAGCAGAAAGAGGCTGCCGAACGGTACTGGGTGATGGCCAGCCAAGGAGAAGCCTACTTCGGCGTGGGTTTGTTTGAGGAGGCCAACCGCATTATTCAATACGCATATGCGATTGCCCCGGAACCTTGGATGAAAGTAACCACCGAGGAGCAGCTGGCCAAATTGCGTGTCTTGTTAGCGAATGATCCTTTGCGCTTTATTACACCTTTGAAGCGAATACCTAAGTGTAAGCTTCCCAAAAAAGGCAACTGA
- a CDS encoding lipase family protein, which produces MAHITFIHGISNKPEAAKLHAIWRQALAKDYPAHDVVVDLDSLGVTSSMVYWADVLYDKPLEGPSIEEEALQEEEFEGVVAAGPEAGGDPDMAWRQHLRGKEQRMVDSLAAKLNFDVLVNDTFTPPKAEVNETLERIPLPWFVKRRIMKQFLRDVHHYLFNESFSPRMGDTYRVRDEIRARLLAALQEGATKPGPHVVVSHSMGTVIAYDCLTRVEGCPSVDALMTIGSPLGLDEVQDQLIPDGASSRRFPTENGFPRKVEGSWVSVYDRLDPVTGFDGNIADDFLQGGKEVVQVIQEANWGSWRHNISKYFAGPQLRVALSQQLGF; this is translated from the coding sequence ATGGCACACATCACCTTCATTCACGGCATTTCCAACAAGCCCGAGGCCGCTAAATTGCATGCCATTTGGCGCCAAGCTCTCGCGAAAGACTATCCTGCGCACGACGTGGTGGTGGATTTGGATTCCCTGGGAGTTACCTCGTCCATGGTATACTGGGCCGACGTCTTGTACGACAAGCCGTTGGAAGGCCCCTCCATCGAAGAAGAGGCGCTGCAGGAGGAGGAGTTTGAGGGAGTGGTGGCCGCCGGGCCGGAAGCGGGGGGGGACCCGGATATGGCGTGGCGGCAGCACTTGCGCGGCAAGGAGCAACGCATGGTGGATTCACTGGCCGCCAAGCTCAACTTTGACGTGCTAGTCAACGACACGTTCACTCCGCCGAAAGCCGAGGTGAACGAAACCCTGGAACGCATTCCTCTGCCCTGGTTTGTCAAGCGCCGGATCATGAAGCAGTTCCTGCGGGACGTGCACCACTATCTGTTCAACGAAAGCTTCAGCCCCCGCATGGGCGACACGTACCGAGTGCGAGACGAGATTCGCGCACGTTTGCTGGCAGCACTGCAGGAAGGGGCGACGAAGCCCGGTCCCCACGTGGTCGTCAGCCACAGCATGGGGACGGTGATTGCCTACGACTGCCTCACGCGCGTGGAGGGTTGCCCATCCGTGGATGCGCTCATGACCATCGGAAGCCCCTTGGGCTTGGACGAAGTGCAGGATCAGCTCATCCCGGACGGAGCCTCCAGCCGACGGTTTCCTACGGAAAACGGGTTTCCTCGAAAAGTGGAGGGCTCGTGGGTAAGCGTGTACGATCGGCTGGACCCCGTCACCGGATTTGACGGGAACATCGCCGATGACTTTCTCCAAGGAGGCAAGGAGGTGGTTCAGGTCATTCAGGAGGCAAATTGGGGCTCTTGGCGGCACAACATCTCCAAGTACTTCGCGGGACCGCAGTTACGCGTCGCGCTCTCCCAACAACTCGGCTTTTAA
- a CDS encoding serine protease, translated as MTRSPIEFVCALSESLRTFDAPGTVALGEELIAWLYARPDSFPPSEAEKVLALLCSKRMFGLQQRVSDALLQTERGTLKIQLQHAQALIDQGCLTAALAVLANLLTAAGVAGNNMEAAKEHSEAQGLIGRVHKQLYVNAAGTENPHVRQHLRQAVFAYLTAYAEAPEANLWHGINVVALLFRAERDGIGLAGIAEPHQLARNLLERVTEQYDKGLADTWAFAIAAEACLALPSPTEALRWVERYINQPSADAFEIAGTLRQFTEVWQVERNPDMAKHILPILQASLLAREGGQVVMTVAELHQHQREEANTSQVYEKVFGSDTFNTYKWYMKGAARCLAVARIGRDASQGVGTGFLLWGESLHPQLKGQLVVLTNAHVVSEDPAQTEALRPQEAVIIFEALNPDEEYQVGQLLWSSPPTALDTSILLFAPEETDRLRKLVKEVVPYPLAKALPLVGDAQQRIYIIGHPAGGTLSVSLQGNELVDHQDPRIHYRTPTVGGSSGSPVFNRQWELIGIHHKGSENLPMLNGKVGTYPANEGLWIQTIKAELAKAFANGLTIEHSRAKFH; from the coding sequence ATGACCCGCAGTCCAATCGAGTTCGTGTGCGCGCTTTCCGAATCGCTGCGCACATTCGACGCCCCGGGCACGGTAGCCCTGGGCGAAGAACTGATTGCGTGGCTGTACGCGCGCCCCGATTCGTTCCCCCCCAGCGAAGCCGAGAAGGTGCTGGCCCTGCTGTGCAGCAAGCGCATGTTTGGGCTGCAGCAACGAGTCAGCGACGCGCTGCTGCAAACCGAACGCGGCACCCTCAAGATACAGCTGCAGCATGCACAGGCCCTTATAGACCAAGGGTGCCTCACCGCGGCCCTGGCCGTGCTGGCGAACTTGCTCACCGCGGCTGGTGTGGCCGGGAACAATATGGAGGCCGCGAAGGAGCACTCCGAAGCCCAGGGCTTGATCGGGCGCGTGCACAAGCAGCTGTATGTCAACGCTGCGGGGACCGAAAACCCGCACGTGCGGCAGCACCTGAGGCAAGCCGTCTTTGCGTACCTGACCGCGTACGCGGAGGCCCCGGAGGCGAATCTCTGGCACGGCATCAACGTGGTAGCTCTGCTTTTTCGGGCGGAGCGCGACGGGATTGGGCTGGCGGGAATAGCCGAACCCCACCAGCTCGCGCGGAATCTGCTGGAGCGGGTTACCGAGCAATACGACAAGGGCCTGGCCGACACTTGGGCTTTTGCCATTGCCGCGGAAGCGTGCCTGGCCTTGCCTTCCCCCACGGAGGCCTTGCGCTGGGTCGAGCGGTACATAAACCAGCCCTCCGCTGACGCGTTTGAGATCGCCGGGACGCTGCGACAGTTCACGGAGGTGTGGCAAGTGGAGCGCAACCCAGATATGGCCAAGCATATCCTTCCCATACTGCAGGCCTCTTTGCTGGCACGGGAAGGAGGACAGGTCGTGATGACGGTGGCGGAGCTTCACCAACACCAGCGGGAAGAAGCCAATACCTCGCAGGTGTACGAGAAAGTGTTTGGCTCGGACACCTTCAACACCTACAAATGGTACATGAAAGGCGCGGCCCGGTGCTTGGCCGTAGCGCGCATCGGCCGGGACGCTAGCCAAGGGGTGGGCACCGGATTTTTGTTGTGGGGTGAAAGTCTTCACCCCCAACTGAAGGGGCAGTTGGTCGTGCTCACCAACGCCCACGTGGTCAGTGAGGACCCGGCCCAAACCGAAGCCCTGCGACCTCAGGAGGCAGTCATCATTTTCGAAGCCCTGAACCCCGACGAGGAGTATCAGGTCGGCCAGTTGCTCTGGTCATCGCCTCCCACCGCACTGGACACCTCGATTCTGCTTTTTGCCCCCGAAGAGACCGACCGCTTGCGGAAGCTCGTCAAAGAAGTGGTGCCGTATCCTTTGGCCAAAGCCTTGCCCTTGGTGGGGGACGCGCAACAGCGGATCTACATCATAGGCCACCCTGCCGGGGGCACACTCAGTGTGTCCTTACAGGGCAACGAATTAGTGGACCATCAAGACCCGCGGATTCATTACCGTACCCCCACGGTCGGGGGCAGCTCGGGCAGTCCCGTCTTCAACCGTCAGTGGGAGCTTATTGGCATTCACCACAAAGGCAGCGAGAATCTACCCATGCTGAATGGGAAGGTAGGCACATACCCGGCCAATGAGGGACTATGGATTCAGACCATTAAAGCTGAATTGGCAAAGGCATTCGCCAATGGCCTGACAATTGAACATTCGAGGGCGAAATTTCACTAA